One Lycium barbarum isolate Lr01 chromosome 5, ASM1917538v2, whole genome shotgun sequence genomic window carries:
- the LOC132640757 gene encoding organic cation/carnitine transporter 3-like isoform X1 — protein MSDQSSEPLLLLKRKTASTLDETIERCISEFGWAQLLQAVLVSLSWVFDAQQAFISVFTDTPAVNEWSLQDASSILIGLPASSFFIGCLIGGLALSTLADTKLGRKNMLVISCVVMSITGAITSISTNIWIYSFLRFLTGFGRATIGTCALVLSTELVGSQWRGQVGIIGFVCFTIGFLSLPLIAFVNRGSSWRVLYLWTCIPTMLYSILVHFFVRESPRWLYVRGNKEEFVLTLKSITTRSSLTLSFFGSFIEFEDQEHNNSEESTTSLYSTIKMLVEKKWAFRRLISVMLVGFGIGTVYYGMPLGVGNLPFNLYLSVTLNALSELPASMVTFFLIGKLTRKKSLLGFAMLSGICSIGCVIVKDDYLKELQMGLELVSFFSACTSFNVLLIYTVELFPTCVRNSAVSMVRQALVLGGAFSPMLVAFGRTNRWLSYGVFGICIASCGLFVLCLPETKGRTLSDTMDEEEYKEGVFVC, from the exons ATGAGTGACCAATCATCAgaaccattattattattaaagcGAAAAACTGCATCAACGCTTGATGAAACAATAGAAAGGTGCATTAGTGAATTTGGATGGGCACAATTGTTACAAGCCGTCCTCGTATCCCTATCATGGGTTTTCGATGCTCAACAAGCGTTCATAAGTGTCTTCACCGACACTCCTGCCGTTAATGAATGGTCGTTACAAGATGCGAGTTCAATTCTCATTGGCCTCCCAGCATCTTCATTCTTCATAGGTTGTCTTATCGGAGGTTTAGCTCTATCAACTTTGGCTGACACAAAACTAGGTCGAAAAAACATGTTGGTTATATCATGTGTTGTCATGTCAATTACCGGAGCCATTACATCAATTTCCACAAATATTTGGATTTATTCTTTTTTGAGGTTTTTGACTGGATTTGGAAGGGCTACTATAGGGACTTGTGCACTTGTCTTGTCAACGGAGTTAGTGGGAAGTCAATGGCGTGGACAAGTTGGTATAATTGGTTTTGTTTGTTTCACTATTGGATTTCTTTCTTTACCACTTATTGCCTTTGTGAATAGAGGGTCTTCATGGAGAGTGTTGTATTTGTGGACTTGTATTCCTACAATGTTGTACTCAATTTTGGTGCATTTCTTTGTTCGTGAATCACCAAGATGGTTGTATGTGAGAGGGAACAAAGAAGAATTTGTGTTAACTTTGAAAAGTATTACAACAAGGAGTAGCTTGACTTTGAGTTTCTTTGGCTCCTTCATCGAATTCGAAGATCAAGAACATAAT AACTCGGAGGAGTCGACAACCAGTCTCTACTCAACTATCAAGATGTTGGTAGAAAAAAAATGGGCTTTCAGACGACTAATATCGGTTATGTTGGTTGGTTTTGGTATAGGAACGGTATATTATGGTATGCCTTTAGGGGTTGGAAATTTACCTTTCAATCTATACTTAAGTGTCACACTTAATGCACTTTCAGAATTGCCAGCTTCTATGGTAACATTCTTCCTAATTGGCAAGTTAACTAGGAAAAAATCACTCCTAGGATTTGCTATGCTAAGTGGAATTTGTAGCATAGGTTGTGTTATAGTGAAAGATGATTATTTGAAGGAGTTACAAATGGGGCTTGAACTTGTTTCCTTTTTTAGTGCATGTACTTCTTTTAATGTTTTGTTAATTTACACTGTGGAATTATTCCCAACATGTGTTAGAAATTCTGCAGTGTCAATGGTGAGACAAGCATTGGTTCTTGGTGGTGCATTTAGTCCAATGTTAGTGGCATTTGGGAGAACAAATAGATGGCTTTCTTATGGAGTTTTTGGGATTTGTATAGCAAGTTGTGGATTGTTTGTGTTGTGTTTACCAGAAACTAAAGGCAGGACATTAAGTGATACTATGGATGAAGAGGAGTACAAGGAAGGTGTATTTGTCTGCTAA
- the LOC132640757 gene encoding organic cation/carnitine transporter 3-like isoform X2 — translation MSDQSSEPLLLLKRKTASTLDETIERCISEFGWAQLLQAVLVSLSWVFDAQQAFISVFTDTPAVNEWSLQDASSILIGLPASSFFIGCLIGGLALSTLADTKLGRKNMLVISCVVMSITGAITSISTNIWIYSFLRFLTGFGRATIGTCALVLSTELVGSQWRGQVGIIGFVCFTIGFLSLPLIAFVNRGSSWRVLYLWTCIPTMLYSILVHFFVRESPRWLYVRGNKEEFVLTLKSITTRSSLTLSFFGSFIEFEDQEHNNSEESTTSLYSTIKMLVEKKWAFRRLISVMLVGFGIGTVYYVSMVRQALVLGGAFSPMLVAFGRTNRWLSYGVFGICIASCGLFVLCLPETKGRTLSDTMDEEEYKEGVFVC, via the exons ATGAGTGACCAATCATCAgaaccattattattattaaagcGAAAAACTGCATCAACGCTTGATGAAACAATAGAAAGGTGCATTAGTGAATTTGGATGGGCACAATTGTTACAAGCCGTCCTCGTATCCCTATCATGGGTTTTCGATGCTCAACAAGCGTTCATAAGTGTCTTCACCGACACTCCTGCCGTTAATGAATGGTCGTTACAAGATGCGAGTTCAATTCTCATTGGCCTCCCAGCATCTTCATTCTTCATAGGTTGTCTTATCGGAGGTTTAGCTCTATCAACTTTGGCTGACACAAAACTAGGTCGAAAAAACATGTTGGTTATATCATGTGTTGTCATGTCAATTACCGGAGCCATTACATCAATTTCCACAAATATTTGGATTTATTCTTTTTTGAGGTTTTTGACTGGATTTGGAAGGGCTACTATAGGGACTTGTGCACTTGTCTTGTCAACGGAGTTAGTGGGAAGTCAATGGCGTGGACAAGTTGGTATAATTGGTTTTGTTTGTTTCACTATTGGATTTCTTTCTTTACCACTTATTGCCTTTGTGAATAGAGGGTCTTCATGGAGAGTGTTGTATTTGTGGACTTGTATTCCTACAATGTTGTACTCAATTTTGGTGCATTTCTTTGTTCGTGAATCACCAAGATGGTTGTATGTGAGAGGGAACAAAGAAGAATTTGTGTTAACTTTGAAAAGTATTACAACAAGGAGTAGCTTGACTTTGAGTTTCTTTGGCTCCTTCATCGAATTCGAAGATCAAGAACATAAT AACTCGGAGGAGTCGACAACCAGTCTCTACTCAACTATCAAGATGTTGGTAGAAAAAAAATGGGCTTTCAGACGACTAATATCGGTTATGTTGGTTGGTTTTGGTATAGGAACGGTATATTATG TGTCAATGGTGAGACAAGCATTGGTTCTTGGTGGTGCATTTAGTCCAATGTTAGTGGCATTTGGGAGAACAAATAGATGGCTTTCTTATGGAGTTTTTGGGATTTGTATAGCAAGTTGTGGATTGTTTGTGTTGTGTTTACCAGAAACTAAAGGCAGGACATTAAGTGATACTATGGATGAAGAGGAGTACAAGGAAGGTGTATTTGTCTGCTAA